The following are encoded together in the Arthrobacter sp. Y-9 genome:
- a CDS encoding ribonuclease HI family protein, which produces MTITAAADGSALGNPGPAGWAWYIDDDTWRAGGWPHGTNNQGELMAVLDLLRSTAHRSDEPLKILCDSQYVINCLTKWMPGWKRKGWRKADGKPVLNVDLLKELDAALKGRNVAFEWVKGHAGHSLNEAADDRARAVATAYQRGGKSIPSGPGFPGAQPAEPQSAETRDLSTRRPDARTTPASSALSQNPHAATGSAPSATVQARQSASASPSASAYLSVSGADEAEPDLFSVLEEDFRDSAGQQDAVATVTALEKRLLEPSVRADLGEVARILHPDFEEIGSSGRTWSRDEMLLALADEDHEPIDITPLSAYRLTESTILLQYRTRSAGRTVLRSSLWILTEPAASRGTGSPGTGGRGAAGQNAGPQDAASQSTWRLRFHQGTPE; this is translated from the coding sequence GTGACGATTACGGCTGCTGCAGATGGTTCCGCGCTGGGCAATCCTGGACCCGCGGGGTGGGCCTGGTACATCGACGATGACACCTGGAGGGCCGGCGGCTGGCCGCACGGCACGAACAACCAGGGCGAACTCATGGCGGTGCTGGATCTGCTCCGCAGCACGGCTCACCGGTCCGACGAGCCGCTGAAGATCCTGTGCGACAGCCAATACGTCATCAACTGCCTGACCAAGTGGATGCCGGGCTGGAAGCGCAAGGGCTGGCGCAAGGCGGACGGCAAGCCCGTCCTGAACGTGGATCTGCTCAAGGAACTCGACGCTGCCCTCAAGGGCCGGAACGTCGCCTTCGAGTGGGTGAAGGGTCATGCCGGACACTCTCTGAATGAGGCTGCCGACGACCGTGCCCGCGCCGTCGCCACCGCTTACCAGCGCGGGGGGAAGTCGATCCCGTCCGGCCCCGGCTTTCCGGGTGCTCAACCTGCTGAGCCCCAGAGCGCGGAAACCCGAGACCTGAGCACCCGACGCCCCGACGCTCGCACCACACCGGCAAGTTCTGCCTTGTCCCAGAACCCGCACGCGGCAACGGGCTCCGCGCCGAGTGCGACGGTCCAGGCTCGGCAGTCTGCTTCTGCTTCTCCTTCCGCTTCTGCGTATTTGTCTGTGTCCGGCGCGGACGAGGCGGAGCCCGATCTGTTCTCTGTCCTGGAGGAGGACTTCCGGGACTCCGCCGGACAGCAGGACGCGGTGGCCACCGTGACCGCACTGGAGAAGCGCCTTCTGGAGCCGTCCGTCCGTGCCGACCTCGGCGAGGTGGCGCGGATCCTGCATCCCGACTTCGAGGAGATCGGAAGTTCGGGCCGCACCTGGTCCCGCGACGAAATGCTCCTCGCCCTGGCCGATGAGGATCACGAGCCGATCGACATCACCCCGTTGTCCGCTTACCGCCTGACCGAGAGCACCATCCTGCTCCAGTACCGGACGCGGTCGGCCGGCCGCACGGTCCTCCGCAGCTCGCTCTGGATCCTGACCGAGCCCGCGGCCTCCCGTGGCACGGGGTCCCCTGGCACGGGAGGCCGCGGCGCCGCGGGCCAGAACGCAGGGCCACAGGACGCCGCCTCTCAGAGCACGTGGCGTCTGCGGTTCCACCAGGGGACGCCGGAGTAA